The following are encoded together in the Babylonia areolata isolate BAREFJ2019XMU chromosome 18, ASM4173473v1, whole genome shotgun sequence genome:
- the LOC143292446 gene encoding tRNA wybutosine-synthesizing protein 3 homolog: MAQAFDQLQTGCKQFQHQKEQCLSGADLSRKGSVDAPIADLVSFINTQSDCFTTSSCSGRVIVVDNTDEKGEVQKHGCHWLYVTHEKACCDSIKTSLQNMKGAAVFKFEPMVMHIQVRTLQFAKHLHTTAVASGFRNSGISIGGKGKIVVAVRSTHCLEVPLSYEGQVLVSDMYIDHLVQCANKKMQENIGRIARFFTNFKCMIENQEEKAAQGKHGQGKHHQMTSDELSDGHHHTQDLLPTNVTNSQNSKDSGDIEECFDCLLFEETS, encoded by the exons ATGGCACAGGCTTTTGATCAACTACAAACTGGTTGTAAACAGTTCCAGCATCAAAAGGAGCAGTGTCTGTCAGGAGCAGATTTATCAAGAAAAGGATCAGTCGACGCCCCCATTGCAGATTTAGTCAGTTTTATCAACACTCAGTCAGACTGCTTCACAACAAGTTCCTGCTCTGGTCGAGTGATTGTGGTGGACAAT ACAGATGAAAAAGGGGAGGTTCAGAAACATGGCTGTCACTGGCTGTATGTCACACATGAGAAGGCCTGCTGTGACAGTATT AAAACAAGCTTGCAGAACATGAAAGGAGCAGCAGTTTTCAAGTTTGAACCAATGGTGATGCACATACAAGTTCGCACACTCCAGTTTGCTAAGCATCTG CATACAACAGCAGTAGCTTCTGGGTTCAGAAATTCAGGAATTTCAATTGGCGGGAAAGGAAAGATTGTAGTG GCTGTAAGGAGCACACACTGCCTGGAGGTTCCACTTTCTTATGAAGGACAGGTCCTTGTTTCAGACATG TACATTGATCACCTTGTCCAATGCGCCAACAAGAAGATGCAAGAGAACATCGGCAGGATTGCCAG attcTTCACCAACTTCAAGTGCATGATTGAAAATCAAGAAGAGAAAGCGGCACAAGGAAAACATGGCCAAGGCAAGCATCATCAGATGACTTCAGATGAGCTTTCTGATGGACATCATCACACACAGGATCTTTTGCCCACAAACGTGACCAACTCCCAGAACTCAAAAGACAGTGGTGATATTGAGGAATGTTTTGACTGTTTGTTGTTTGAAGAAacaagttga